In Hymenobacter sublimis, a single genomic region encodes these proteins:
- a CDS encoding ABC transporter permease — translation MTKIAIISIAMGLAVMVVSFAILEGFRNEIQNKIFSFGSHLQISKYDTNNSLEVEPIGGPRLVKQLQHNPQVSSIQPFARKTAIIKTKEEVLGVVLKGIDEKSGRSPMRQNLVSGKFLTFSDTAASNDVLLSRKVADKLRLKPGDKALFYFIQNPPRVRQFTVRGIYQTGLDEFDEAYVIGDIQQVRDLTSWPDSLVGGLEITLKDFNRLDPVADNLYENLRYDLKLDKITDQYAQLFDWLKLLNRNVVIFLVLIIFVATFNMVATIFIMILERTNMIGVLKAIGATDNQIRSMFFFRGLSLTVRGMFYGNLIGLGFCAVQYFFHPIPLDPENYYMDRVPIHWDPLMIVVLNAATFLTSLLAVLIPTYLISRIKPVVAIKFD, via the coding sequence GTGACAAAGATAGCCATCATCAGCATTGCCATGGGATTGGCCGTGATGGTGGTGTCGTTTGCTATTCTGGAGGGCTTCCGCAACGAAATCCAGAACAAAATCTTCTCCTTCGGCTCCCACTTGCAAATCAGCAAGTACGATACCAATAACTCCCTGGAAGTAGAGCCCATTGGGGGGCCACGGCTGGTAAAGCAGCTGCAACACAACCCACAGGTATCTTCCATCCAGCCGTTTGCCCGCAAAACGGCCATCATTAAAACCAAGGAGGAAGTGCTAGGGGTAGTGCTGAAAGGCATTGACGAGAAAAGCGGCCGCTCGCCCATGCGCCAAAATCTGGTCAGCGGCAAGTTTCTGACGTTCTCGGACACGGCCGCCAGCAACGACGTGCTGCTCTCGCGCAAGGTGGCCGATAAGCTCCGCCTTAAGCCCGGCGACAAGGCCCTGTTCTACTTCATCCAGAACCCGCCCCGGGTGCGCCAGTTCACGGTGCGCGGCATCTACCAAACCGGCCTCGACGAGTTCGACGAAGCCTACGTCATCGGCGACATTCAGCAGGTGCGCGACCTAACCAGTTGGCCCGACTCGCTGGTGGGTGGGCTGGAAATCACGCTCAAGGACTTCAACCGCCTGGACCCCGTAGCTGACAACCTTTACGAGAACCTGCGCTACGACTTAAAACTGGACAAAATCACGGACCAGTACGCCCAGCTCTTCGACTGGCTGAAGCTGCTGAACCGCAACGTGGTTATCTTCCTGGTGCTGATCATCTTCGTGGCCACGTTCAACATGGTAGCCACCATCTTCATTATGATTCTGGAGCGCACCAACATGATTGGGGTGCTCAAGGCCATCGGAGCTACGGATAACCAAATTCGGAGCATGTTCTTTTTCCGGGGCCTGAGCCTGACGGTGCGGGGCATGTTCTATGGCAACCTGATTGGGCTGGGCTTCTGCGCCGTTCAGTACTTTTTCCACCCCATCCCGCTGGACCCCGAAAACTACTACATGGATCGGGTGCCGATTCACTGGGACCCGCTGATGATAGTGGTGCTCAACGCCGCTACCTTCCTCACCTCCCTGCTGGCCGTCCTAATTCCGACCTACCTGATTTCGCGCATTAAGCCCGTAGTAGCCATCAAATTCGACTAA
- the thiL gene encoding thiamine-phosphate kinase has protein sequence MTPLDKVGEFGLIRRIQENIQLTQPSTILGIGDDAAILAPPAGQEVVISTDLLVEGVHFDLTFCPLKHLGYKAVAVNVSDIAAMNALPTQLVVALSVPSRFSVEAIDELYQGMRLACEAYNVDLVGGDTTASRSGLTIGITALGQVAAGEAVRRSGAGPNDLICVTGDLGGAFLGLQVLEREKQAWQADPETQPELEKYPYVLQRQLRPEARMDVVHELRDLGVAPTSMIDVSDGLASEVLHLCQASGTGARIFTENLPIANPTLEVAEEFNLDPIMCMLNGGEDYELLFTVPLSAHDKLKNHPDITIIGHMVDKSEGANLITKAGQPVPLRAQGFQHFE, from the coding sequence ATGACGCCCCTCGATAAAGTCGGCGAATTTGGTCTGATCCGCCGAATTCAGGAAAACATTCAGCTTACCCAGCCTAGCACCATTCTGGGCATCGGCGACGACGCCGCTATTCTGGCCCCGCCTGCCGGGCAGGAGGTCGTTATCAGCACGGACCTGTTGGTGGAAGGCGTCCATTTCGACCTCACGTTCTGCCCGCTCAAGCACCTAGGGTACAAAGCCGTGGCCGTGAACGTCTCGGATATTGCCGCCATGAATGCCCTGCCCACCCAGCTGGTAGTAGCCCTAAGCGTGCCTTCGCGCTTTTCCGTAGAAGCCATCGACGAGCTGTACCAAGGCATGCGCCTGGCCTGCGAGGCCTACAACGTGGATTTGGTGGGCGGCGACACTACCGCCAGCCGCTCGGGCCTGACCATTGGTATTACGGCCCTGGGGCAGGTAGCTGCCGGCGAGGCCGTGCGCCGCAGCGGAGCCGGTCCCAACGACCTGATTTGCGTAACCGGCGACTTAGGCGGCGCTTTCCTAGGCCTGCAGGTGCTGGAACGCGAAAAGCAAGCCTGGCAAGCCGACCCCGAAACCCAGCCTGAGCTAGAGAAGTACCCCTACGTGCTCCAGCGCCAACTGCGCCCCGAGGCCCGCATGGACGTAGTGCACGAACTGCGCGATTTGGGCGTGGCGCCCACCAGCATGATTGACGTGTCGGACGGGCTGGCTTCCGAGGTGCTGCACCTGTGCCAGGCCAGCGGCACCGGAGCCCGCATCTTCACCGAAAACCTGCCCATTGCCAACCCTACCCTGGAGGTAGCCGAGGAATTCAACCTCGACCCCATCATGTGCATGCTCAACGGCGGCGAGGACTACGAACTCCTGTTTACCGTGCCCCTCTCAGCCCACGATAAACTCAAAAACCACCCCGATATCACCATCATCGGCCACATGGTCGACAAGAGCGAGGGCGCCAACCTCATTACCAAAGCCGGCCAGCCCGTGCCGCTCCGCGCCCAGGGTTTCCAGCATTTCGAGTAA
- a CDS encoding dihydrofolate reductase: MTALVVAVAENGVIGGENRLLWHLPLDLKHFKQLTQGHPIVMGRRTFESIGRPLPNRINLVVTRQTDWQAEGCQTAFGVLQALEAARALDEEVFIIGGGEIYRQALPAADVVYLTEVHHSFEGDVTFPPLSPAEWREESRERHEPDEKHAYAFSFVTLRRR; encoded by the coding sequence ATGACTGCACTCGTAGTAGCTGTAGCTGAAAACGGCGTTATTGGGGGAGAAAACCGGCTGCTCTGGCACTTGCCCCTGGATTTAAAACACTTCAAGCAGCTCACCCAGGGCCATCCCATCGTCATGGGTCGGCGCACCTTCGAGAGCATCGGCCGCCCTCTCCCTAATCGGATCAACCTAGTGGTAACCCGCCAGACCGACTGGCAGGCAGAAGGCTGTCAGACGGCCTTTGGTGTGCTACAAGCCCTGGAAGCAGCTCGTGCCCTGGATGAGGAAGTATTCATTATCGGGGGTGGAGAAATATACCGCCAAGCCCTACCCGCCGCCGACGTGGTGTACCTGACTGAAGTACACCATTCATTTGAGGGTGATGTGACCTTCCCGCCGCTGAGCCCAGCAGAATGGCGCGAAGAATCCCGGGAGCGGCACGAACCTGACGAGAAGCACGCCTACGCCTTCAGCTTCGTGACCCTGCGGCGCCGGTAG
- a CDS encoding peptidoglycan DD-metalloendopeptidase family protein: MLASLLERHQHEFGPVLPVDLSAPDVARLDFTAANPLLQNADLRDTPAFEELVARLLAAQDAHIGVGGYLENRVIYRRSPGLFGDPTVPARSLHLGVDVWLRAGTPVLAPLDAVVHSVQDNDNFGDYGPTVILQHQLEDTVFYTLYGHLTRRETLLLRPGMRIEKGDTFTEVGPAPENGDWPPHLHFQVIADLEGRSGDFPGVGLVEEREKWAALCPDPNLILQSQWL; this comes from the coding sequence ATGCTCGCTTCCCTACTCGAACGCCATCAGCACGAATTCGGCCCGGTTCTACCCGTAGACCTCAGCGCCCCCGATGTAGCCCGCCTCGATTTTACGGCCGCCAATCCGCTGCTTCAGAACGCCGATCTGCGCGACACGCCCGCCTTTGAGGAGTTGGTGGCGCGGCTCCTGGCGGCTCAAGATGCGCATATTGGGGTAGGCGGCTACCTGGAAAACCGGGTGATTTACCGCCGCAGCCCCGGCCTGTTCGGCGACCCCACCGTGCCCGCCCGCTCCCTGCACCTAGGCGTGGATGTGTGGCTGCGGGCCGGTACGCCCGTGCTGGCCCCCCTCGACGCGGTAGTGCACAGCGTGCAGGACAACGACAACTTCGGCGACTATGGCCCTACCGTCATTTTGCAGCACCAACTCGAAGACACCGTTTTCTACACCCTCTACGGCCACCTCACCCGCCGCGAAACCTTGCTGCTTCGCCCCGGCATGCGCATCGAAAAAGGCGACACCTTCACGGAGGTAGGCCCCGCCCCCGAAAACGGCGACTGGCCGCCCCACCTGCACTTCCAAGTAATTGCCGACTTGGAAGGCCGCTCCGGCGACTTTCCGGGGGTAGGACTGGTGGAGGAGCGCGAGAAGTGGGCTGCCCTCTGCCCCGATCCTAACCTGATTTTGCAGAGCCAGTGGCTGTAG
- a CDS encoding exo-beta-N-acetylmuramidase NamZ family protein, giving the protein MPSILSASLLGLSLFLSDCARAPQAASAAKQPAPDTSNAPLRQTLASPPQVLLPAAEPLRVGAEQFSRYLPLLKGKRVGVVVNQSAKVGRAFLVDTLLAQGANVRVIFGPEHGFRGEAADGATIKDGKDARSGLPALSLYGATKKPTTEMLRDVDVLIFDIQDVGTRFYTFISTMHYVMEAAAEQNKEILVLDRPNPNGWYVDGPVLEPEFKTFVGMHPIPIVHGLTVGELAQMINGEKWLEGKRQCRLTVIPMQGYTHETRYELPVRPSPNLPTAHSVALYASLCLFEGTDVSVGRGTATPFEVIGAPTQPKTRPFSFTPTPNTASTSPPQNGKLCYGLDLRQTGNEVGFTLKYLLDFYQQSTDKANFFNKGFERLAGTAALRQQIIAGKTEQEIRQSWEPKLGQYKALRQKYLLYPDFK; this is encoded by the coding sequence ATGCCTTCCATCCTGTCTGCGAGCCTACTAGGCCTTTCTCTTTTCCTTTCTGACTGCGCCCGCGCGCCCCAAGCAGCCTCAGCCGCCAAGCAGCCTGCACCGGATACCAGTAATGCTCCCCTGCGGCAAACGCTGGCCTCTCCGCCCCAAGTGCTACTGCCGGCCGCCGAGCCTTTGCGCGTGGGAGCCGAGCAGTTCAGCCGGTACCTGCCGCTTCTGAAAGGCAAGCGGGTAGGCGTGGTGGTTAACCAGTCGGCCAAGGTAGGAAGGGCCTTTTTGGTTGATACGCTGCTGGCCCAAGGCGCGAATGTGCGAGTGATTTTCGGGCCGGAGCACGGCTTCCGGGGCGAAGCTGCCGATGGCGCCACCATCAAGGACGGCAAGGATGCCCGTAGTGGTTTGCCCGCTCTCAGCTTGTACGGGGCCACTAAAAAGCCTACCACGGAAATGCTGCGCGACGTGGATGTGCTGATTTTCGACATTCAGGATGTGGGCACGCGCTTCTACACGTTCATTAGCACTATGCACTACGTGATGGAAGCGGCGGCGGAGCAAAACAAGGAGATACTGGTGCTGGACCGCCCCAATCCTAACGGCTGGTACGTGGATGGGCCCGTGCTAGAGCCCGAGTTTAAAACCTTCGTGGGCATGCACCCCATTCCCATTGTGCACGGCCTGACGGTAGGCGAGCTGGCCCAGATGATTAACGGGGAAAAGTGGCTGGAGGGCAAACGCCAGTGCCGCCTAACCGTCATTCCCATGCAGGGCTACACCCACGAGACGCGCTACGAACTGCCGGTGCGCCCCTCCCCCAACCTGCCCACGGCCCACTCCGTGGCGCTTTACGCCAGCCTATGCCTGTTTGAAGGCACCGACGTGAGCGTGGGTCGGGGCACGGCTACACCTTTTGAGGTGATTGGCGCGCCCACCCAGCCCAAAACCCGCCCGTTCAGCTTTACCCCGACCCCCAACACCGCCTCCACCTCCCCACCCCAAAACGGCAAGCTTTGCTACGGCCTAGATTTGCGCCAAACTGGTAACGAGGTGGGTTTTACGCTGAAATACCTGCTCGATTTCTACCAGCAGAGCACCGACAAAGCCAATTTCTTTAACAAAGGCTTTGAGCGGTTGGCGGGCACCGCCGCCCTGCGCCAGCAAATCATAGCCGGCAAAACTGAGCAGGAAATCCGCCAGTCCTGGGAGCCGAAGCTGGGCCAGTACAAGGCGCTCCGCCAGAAGTATCTGCTCTACCCTGATTTCAAGTAG
- the rlmD gene encoding 23S rRNA (uracil(1939)-C(5))-methyltransferase RlmD: MRKSVKNIPAELLREVEITDMVAEGKCLVRRENLVIFVTQVAPGDVVDLRVTKAKKNFLEAVPTHFHKYSDLRVTPFCEHFGTCGGCKWQHLAYETQLKFKHQQVADTLQRIGKVALPEILPIQPSPDQTYYRNKLEYTFSHNGWLTNEQINSGHDYERRVLGFHTPARFDKILDVNHCWLQPDPSNQIRLAIRDYALEHDLPFNNLVTQQGFLRNLIIRTANSGDLMVILQCYYAHDALLPLLDFIYERFPQITSLNYVLNDKGNETFHDLEVVCYKGEPFIHEEMEGLRFRVGPKSFYQTNSEGAYNLYKITREFAQLTGSELVYDLYTGAGTIANFVARQAKHVVGVEYVESAVKDAYINSEINSTTNTEFYAGDMKDVLNAEFIARHGRPDVVITDPPRAGMHPDVVARLLEMRAPRIVYVSCNPGTQARDLELLDEAYKVVKVQPVDMFPHTHHVENVVLLELK; encoded by the coding sequence GTGAGGAAATCAGTAAAAAACATTCCGGCGGAACTGCTCCGCGAGGTCGAAATTACCGACATGGTAGCGGAGGGCAAATGCCTGGTGCGCCGCGAGAACCTGGTCATTTTTGTAACGCAAGTGGCACCCGGCGACGTGGTGGACCTGCGCGTAACCAAGGCTAAAAAGAACTTTCTGGAAGCCGTGCCCACGCACTTCCACAAGTACTCCGACCTGCGCGTAACGCCGTTCTGTGAGCATTTTGGCACCTGCGGGGGCTGTAAGTGGCAGCACTTGGCCTACGAAACTCAACTCAAGTTCAAGCATCAGCAGGTGGCCGACACCTTGCAGCGCATTGGCAAAGTAGCCCTGCCAGAAATCCTACCCATCCAACCCTCCCCCGACCAGACGTACTACCGCAACAAGCTCGAATACACCTTCAGCCACAACGGCTGGCTGACTAACGAGCAAATCAACAGCGGCCACGATTACGAGCGGCGCGTGCTGGGCTTTCACACGCCGGCCCGCTTCGATAAGATCCTGGACGTGAACCACTGCTGGCTGCAACCCGACCCCAGCAACCAGATTCGGCTGGCCATCCGCGACTACGCCCTGGAGCACGACCTACCCTTTAACAACCTGGTAACCCAGCAGGGCTTTTTGCGCAACCTCATCATCCGAACGGCCAACAGCGGCGACCTGATGGTGATTCTGCAGTGCTACTACGCCCATGATGCCCTGCTGCCTTTGCTAGATTTCATCTATGAGCGGTTCCCGCAGATAACCTCCCTGAACTACGTGCTCAACGATAAGGGCAACGAAACCTTCCACGACCTGGAGGTGGTGTGCTACAAGGGCGAGCCGTTTATTCACGAGGAAATGGAAGGGTTGCGCTTCCGCGTGGGGCCGAAATCGTTCTACCAAACCAACTCGGAAGGCGCCTACAACCTTTACAAAATCACCCGCGAGTTTGCCCAGCTCACCGGCTCAGAACTGGTGTATGACCTTTACACGGGCGCTGGTACCATTGCCAACTTTGTGGCCCGGCAGGCCAAGCACGTAGTGGGTGTGGAGTACGTGGAGTCGGCGGTGAAAGACGCCTACATTAACTCCGAGATTAACAGCACGACCAACACGGAGTTTTACGCCGGCGACATGAAGGACGTGCTCAACGCCGAGTTCATTGCCCGGCACGGCCGCCCCGACGTGGTCATCACCGACCCGCCCCGCGCCGGCATGCACCCCGACGTAGTAGCTCGCCTACTGGAAATGCGCGCCCCCCGCATCGTGTACGTCAGCTGCAACCCCGGCACCCAGGCCCGCGACCTAGAGCTGCTAGATGAGGCTTATAAAGTGGTGAAAGTGCAGCCCGTAGATATGTTCCCGCACACCCACCACGTGGAGAATGTGGTGCTGCTGGAGTTGAAGTAG
- a CDS encoding M3 family oligoendopeptidase: MTYSAPAAELATETQRPPRHYLPESFTVTDWEAIEPFFIELRDRAIHSAQELEQWLLNRSELEAVLSEDLAWRYIRMTCDTQDQPQAEAFQYFVSEIEPNVAPYDHALNEKMMASPFLDELDPARYRVFVRSVRQALEIYRAENISLKTEISTKQQQYAAIAGAMTVTLDGEELTLPRAADRLKSPDRTVREQAWRAIQERRLRDAQPLDVLYTELIQLRHQVARNAGFSNFRDYMFAALGRFDYTPQDTFNFHQAIRETVVPLIDDLDLERRQDLALPELRPWDLDVDVSGKAPLRPFETGEELLEKTVTVFDRLDPFLGQCLRTMRDMGNLDLESRKGKAPGGYNYPLDETGVPFIFMNATSSLRDVVTMLHEGGHAVHSFLTRRLPLGADKHPPSEVAELASMSMELISMDHWNVFFTDEDELRRAKKTHLESVLETFPWVATIDKFQHWVYENPNHTLAERHQHWTRIFDEFNQRTVSWQGLEHAKPYLWQKQLHLYEVPFYYIEYAMAQLGAIAVWRNFRQNPQAALQGYQRALALGYTAPISEIYAAAGIRFDFSTEYLRTLADFVRDEMAKL; the protein is encoded by the coding sequence ATGACATACTCCGCTCCCGCGGCCGAGCTGGCAACTGAAACCCAGCGGCCGCCCCGGCACTACCTTCCTGAGTCGTTTACTGTTACGGATTGGGAGGCCATTGAACCCTTCTTTATTGAACTGCGCGACCGGGCCATTCACTCGGCTCAGGAACTGGAGCAGTGGCTCTTAAACCGCTCAGAGCTGGAAGCGGTACTGAGCGAGGATTTGGCTTGGCGCTACATCCGCATGACCTGCGACACCCAAGACCAGCCCCAGGCGGAGGCGTTCCAGTACTTCGTGAGCGAAATTGAGCCCAACGTGGCGCCCTACGACCACGCCCTGAACGAGAAGATGATGGCTTCTCCGTTCCTGGACGAGCTAGACCCGGCCCGCTACCGGGTGTTCGTGCGCTCAGTGCGCCAGGCCCTGGAAATCTACCGGGCCGAAAACATTTCGCTCAAAACTGAAATCAGCACCAAGCAGCAGCAGTACGCCGCCATTGCCGGTGCCATGACGGTAACGCTGGATGGGGAAGAGCTAACCCTGCCCCGGGCCGCCGACCGCCTCAAAAGTCCCGACCGTACCGTGCGTGAGCAGGCTTGGCGGGCCATTCAGGAGCGCCGCCTGCGGGATGCTCAGCCTCTGGACGTGCTCTATACCGAACTCATTCAGCTACGCCATCAGGTAGCGCGCAACGCGGGTTTTTCTAACTTCCGCGACTACATGTTTGCGGCCCTGGGCCGCTTCGATTATACCCCGCAGGACACCTTTAACTTCCACCAGGCCATCCGCGAAACGGTGGTGCCCCTGATTGACGACCTGGACCTGGAACGCCGCCAGGACTTGGCCCTGCCTGAGCTGCGCCCCTGGGACCTAGACGTGGACGTATCGGGCAAGGCGCCGCTACGGCCGTTTGAAACGGGCGAGGAGTTGCTGGAGAAAACCGTCACGGTGTTCGACCGCCTCGACCCCTTCCTGGGCCAGTGCCTGCGCACCATGCGCGACATGGGCAACCTCGACCTGGAATCTCGCAAGGGCAAGGCGCCCGGCGGCTACAACTACCCCCTGGATGAAACCGGCGTGCCGTTCATTTTCATGAATGCCACCAGTTCCCTGCGCGACGTGGTAACCATGCTGCACGAGGGCGGCCATGCCGTGCACTCCTTCCTGACCCGCCGCCTACCCCTCGGGGCCGACAAGCACCCCCCATCTGAGGTAGCGGAGTTGGCATCCATGAGCATGGAGCTGATCAGCATGGACCACTGGAACGTGTTCTTCACGGATGAGGATGAGCTGCGCCGAGCCAAGAAAACCCACCTCGAAAGCGTGCTCGAAACCTTTCCTTGGGTAGCTACCATCGATAAGTTTCAGCACTGGGTGTACGAAAACCCGAACCACACGCTGGCCGAGCGCCACCAGCACTGGACGCGCATTTTCGATGAGTTCAACCAGCGCACCGTGAGCTGGCAGGGACTGGAGCACGCCAAGCCCTACCTCTGGCAGAAGCAGCTTCACCTGTACGAGGTTCCGTTCTACTACATCGAGTACGCCATGGCCCAGCTCGGGGCCATTGCCGTGTGGCGCAACTTCCGCCAGAATCCGCAGGCGGCTCTGCAGGGCTATCAGCGCGCTTTGGCCCTGGGCTACACCGCCCCCATTAGCGAAATCTACGCCGCCGCCGGTATTCGTTTCGACTTCAGCACGGAGTACCTGCGTACTCTCGCCGACTTCGTGCGCGACGAAATGGCCAAGTTGTAA
- the fmt gene encoding methionyl-tRNA formyltransferase, whose protein sequence is MTSLAASTPLRLIFMGTPEFAVPTLEALLAWPGGQVVAVVTAPDKPAGRGRQLQESAVKQAAGRHGVPVLQPTNLKAPEFQQELQSYAADLQVVVAFRMLPEAVWNMPRLGSINIHASLLPQYRGAAPINWALIHGDTRTGVTSFFLRHEIDTGNLIYQDAVDIDPEDDFGTLYEKLKTAGAQLALRSVQAIAAGTAPSIPQPELPELRPAPKLQKETGRLDFHQSAPALANLVRGLSPLPTAFTQLPDGRTLKVFKAQPLDDEEASGPDVSTPGRWFTDGRHYLRVQTANGLLDLLAVQLEGKKRMPVVEFLRGFNVASLAG, encoded by the coding sequence ATGACTTCACTGGCCGCATCAACTCCCCTCCGTCTCATTTTTATGGGCACGCCCGAATTCGCGGTGCCTACCCTCGAAGCCTTACTAGCTTGGCCCGGTGGCCAGGTAGTGGCTGTGGTAACGGCTCCCGACAAGCCCGCCGGCCGGGGGCGGCAGCTCCAGGAGTCAGCGGTGAAGCAGGCCGCTGGGCGCCACGGTGTACCGGTGCTGCAGCCGACCAACCTGAAGGCTCCCGAGTTTCAGCAGGAGCTGCAAAGCTACGCTGCCGATTTGCAGGTAGTTGTGGCCTTCCGCATGCTGCCCGAAGCCGTTTGGAACATGCCGCGGTTGGGCTCCATTAACATTCACGCTTCCTTGCTGCCCCAGTACCGCGGGGCAGCACCCATCAACTGGGCCCTCATTCACGGCGATACGCGCACGGGCGTCACCAGCTTTTTCCTGCGTCACGAAATCGACACTGGTAACCTGATTTACCAGGATGCTGTGGATATTGACCCCGAAGATGACTTTGGCACCTTATATGAAAAGCTGAAAACAGCCGGTGCCCAGCTGGCCTTGCGCTCCGTGCAGGCCATTGCGGCGGGCACGGCGCCTAGCATCCCGCAACCCGAGCTGCCTGAGTTGCGACCGGCGCCCAAGCTCCAAAAGGAAACTGGCCGCCTAGATTTTCACCAATCGGCGCCGGCCTTGGCCAACCTGGTCCGCGGCCTCTCCCCCCTTCCCACGGCCTTTACCCAGCTACCCGATGGCCGCACGCTCAAGGTGTTCAAGGCTCAGCCCCTCGACGATGAGGAAGCCAGTGGACCCGACGTTTCCACCCCCGGCCGCTGGTTTACCGACGGCCGCCACTACCTGCGCGTGCAAACTGCCAACGGCCTGCTGGATTTGCTGGCCGTGCAGCTGGAAGGCAAAAAGCGGATGCCCGTGGTTGAGTTTCTGCGGGGCTTCAATGTCGCCTCGCTGGCCGGCTAA
- a CDS encoding ferredoxin--NADP reductase: MSSAYLTLTVVELTQETPDAVTIHFERPDRQAIACQPGQFLTLILPCGPGGKKERRAYSLSSTPNEAPRLAVTVKRVAGGLVSNYLLDTVRVGQQLEVMAPLGNFTLVPQPKSARSIVLIGAGSGITPLMSMLKAVLREEPQSHVLLVYGNRNEEAVIFATQLRQLEQQYAGRFQVEHVYSQPKNPTSGHLHTGRLNRTMLLRILEQRHQFPAAQAEYFLCGPDGLMVEAQAALELLGVPASRVRRESFVAAADASETAAAQPSGHGDVSTAPDDTPGAYTVTINYEGSEYQFPVAPNQTILEAALDQDIDLPYSCQAGLCTACRGKCLSGKVHLDEREGLSDAEIKQGYVLTCVGHPLTSDVVIEID, from the coding sequence ATGAGCAGTGCCTACCTAACGCTTACTGTCGTTGAGCTAACCCAGGAAACGCCCGATGCAGTTACCATTCACTTCGAACGTCCCGACCGTCAGGCAATTGCCTGCCAGCCCGGCCAGTTTCTGACGTTGATTTTACCTTGTGGCCCCGGCGGAAAAAAGGAGCGCCGGGCTTACTCCCTGAGCAGCACCCCCAATGAAGCGCCGCGCCTGGCCGTAACAGTGAAGCGGGTAGCGGGCGGTCTGGTCAGCAACTATCTGCTTGATACGGTGCGAGTAGGGCAGCAGCTGGAAGTGATGGCCCCACTGGGCAACTTCACGCTGGTGCCCCAGCCCAAGTCGGCCCGCTCCATTGTGCTAATAGGGGCCGGCTCGGGCATTACGCCCCTGATGAGCATGCTCAAGGCGGTGCTGCGCGAGGAGCCCCAAAGCCATGTGCTGCTCGTGTACGGCAACCGCAACGAGGAAGCGGTGATTTTTGCTACCCAGCTCCGCCAGCTGGAGCAGCAGTACGCCGGTCGTTTTCAGGTGGAGCACGTGTATAGCCAGCCCAAGAATCCTACTAGTGGGCACCTGCACACCGGCCGCCTCAACCGCACCATGCTCCTGCGCATTCTGGAGCAGCGCCACCAGTTTCCGGCTGCTCAGGCCGAGTACTTCCTCTGCGGGCCCGATGGCCTGATGGTAGAAGCGCAGGCGGCCCTGGAGCTGCTTGGAGTGCCCGCCAGCCGCGTCCGCCGCGAGAGTTTCGTAGCCGCCGCCGACGCTTCCGAAACGGCGGCTGCCCAGCCCAGCGGCCACGGCGACGTATCGACGGCACCCGACGATACGCCCGGGGCCTATACTGTCACCATCAACTATGAGGGGTCAGAATACCAATTCCCCGTGGCGCCCAACCAAACGATTCTGGAGGCCGCCCTCGATCAGGACATCGATTTGCCCTACTCCTGCCAGGCGGGGCTGTGCACGGCCTGCCGCGGCAAGTGCCTTTCGGGCAAGGTGCATCTTGATGAGCGGGAAGGCTTATCGGATGCGGAAATAAAACAGGGCTACGTGCTGACTTGCGTTGGTCACCCGCTGACCAGCGACGTAGTAATTGAAATCGACTAG